A DNA window from Fimbriimonadaceae bacterium contains the following coding sequences:
- a CDS encoding PEP-CTERM sorting domain-containing protein yields MRKTFLTSIALLVSGLAVGQTFYGPTTYVQASDSPFWGISGLLIEDAEDHLFDDLIGATCNFTRLSSSFGTSLIDSVDADDGVINGASNDGGNPAHYGEAFWRSGSMTITFGDGGAPLPTYAGLVWTDGSGTITFEAFGAGHVSLGTVVGNHADGNFQGGTAEDRFYGVHFAAGIESMTISNPSGIEVDHVQAVYSPVPEPTTLALAGLALGAAARRVRRRKR; encoded by the coding sequence ATGAGGAAGACTTTTCTGACGTCGATCGCCCTGCTGGTGAGCGGGCTCGCCGTCGGCCAAACGTTTTATGGACCCACGACCTACGTGCAAGCATCGGACAGCCCGTTCTGGGGCATCTCAGGCTTGCTGATCGAGGATGCCGAGGATCACCTGTTCGATGACTTGATTGGCGCAACGTGCAACTTCACGCGCCTCAGTTCTTCCTTCGGTACGAGTCTCATCGACTCGGTCGATGCCGACGACGGCGTCATCAACGGCGCGAGCAACGACGGGGGCAATCCCGCGCACTACGGCGAGGCCTTTTGGCGGAGCGGAAGCATGACCATCACCTTCGGCGATGGGGGTGCCCCGCTTCCAACCTATGCCGGGCTCGTTTGGACCGACGGATCTGGGACGATCACGTTCGAGGCGTTTGGAGCCGGACATGTTTCGCTTGGCACGGTCGTTGGCAACCACGCCGACGGCAACTTTCAGGGTGGCACTGCGGAAGACCGTTTTTACGGCGTCCACTTCGCGGCCGGCATCGAATCGATGACCATCAGCAACCCTTCCGGGATCGAGGTGGACCACGTTCAGGCCGTCTACTCGCCCGTTCCGGAACCGACAACCCTGGCCCTCGCCGGCTTGGCTCTCGGAGCCGCGGCGCGACGGGTTCGCCGACGAAAGCGCTGA
- a CDS encoding trypsin-like peptidase domain-containing protein, producing MTCYHVVEDGTQISVDATGPASVELAFFDEKSDIAILRLPWKLPNFLELLAGNAPSPGTRIYVIGNALGFLTWTITDGIVSGLRKQPNSALLQITAPINEGSSGSPVLNEAGKVVGVARSLLENAQSLYFAISSWDVRKALNMVPSKAYRAGVDPTTGTAVLGTLGQALEAASIYQKPDSTSKEFYHLTANEYLVLAAHDTGNWKRVLLQNGLYGYIQSSKVAVLPYEVTANSGTYLSTSASIALLASSLVGVPYKAGGKDARFGVGVPELAVLSYAAGGITLPKSLTDQARVGKRVSRLEELEEGDRLYFGDGKSSRLTLTGIYLGNGYFVYANSSSKKVESAYLGSPSWLQRLQRAVRGK from the coding sequence GTGACCTGCTATCATGTCGTCGAAGACGGCACGCAGATTTCTGTGGATGCAACGGGTCCGGCTAGTGTCGAACTTGCATTCTTCGACGAAAAGTCGGATATTGCTATCCTCAGGTTGCCGTGGAAACTCCCTAATTTCCTTGAGCTACTAGCAGGCAACGCACCCAGCCCCGGTACTCGCATCTATGTCATCGGAAACGCTCTCGGTTTCTTGACATGGACCATAACCGATGGAATCGTCAGCGGTTTGCGCAAACAGCCCAACAGCGCATTACTGCAAATCACAGCACCCATTAATGAGGGTTCCTCGGGCAGTCCAGTACTTAATGAAGCTGGAAAGGTAGTAGGCGTCGCACGTTCACTTCTGGAGAACGCTCAATCTCTTTACTTTGCCATTTCTTCTTGGGATGTACGCAAGGCTCTCAACATGGTGCCCTCCAAGGCCTACCGGGCGGGCGTCGACCCCACCACTGGAACTGCTGTCCTCGGAACCCTCGGCCAAGCCCTTGAAGCCGCCTCGATTTATCAAAAACCTGACTCGACCTCCAAAGAGTTCTATCATCTCACCGCGAACGAGTATCTGGTCCTCGCAGCACATGACACCGGCAACTGGAAACGCGTCCTCTTGCAGAACGGCCTTTATGGGTACATCCAAAGCTCTAAAGTTGCGGTGTTGCCATACGAGGTCACCGCGAATAGCGGGACTTATCTCTCAACTTCCGCCAGTATCGCTCTTTTGGCGAGTTCCCTTGTCGGAGTCCCGTATAAGGCGGGAGGAAAGGACGCGCGTTTTGGAGTTGGAGTCCCCGAACTGGCCGTACTGTCCTATGCGGCCGGGGGCATTACGTTGCCAAAATCACTAACCGACCAAGCGCGAGTAGGCAAGAGAGTCAGTCGACTTGAAGAACTCGAAGAGGGCGACCGTCTGTACTTTGGTGATGGTAAGTCATCTAGGCTTACTCTGACGGGTATCTATCTCGGCAATGGGTATTTTGTTTATGCGAACTCGTCGAGCAAGAAGGTGGAAAGCGCATATCTCGGCTCGCCGTCGTGGTTGCAACGGCTTCAAAGAGCTGTGCGTGGTAAGTAG
- a CDS encoding CHAT domain-containing protein, with the protein MCCALGIGRSQEPQGPTARIQGMLDAAMALADAKAKLAALDSAVRAARSSGDRYGEADGAFYSGQALKGLYLWKRAAVSFDRAATLYRAIGAKRDLGVALHELGVAYDFGGDRPLAVQAFRDALAAEEAAADVRGRGATLLALGKVYDDLGQRSDAFDACRKALALFEAREPQGRAAALNALGKLHEELGQRPEALSHYQQALELFQRAADSRGRAQTLTNMGVTVDNMGDPSRAIGLYEDALSLWGSDRSGMAATLNDLGKAHKELGRLDEALGYYERALAGRREIGDRQGEAITLNNIGRVHVEMGHPERALDLYSAALRLEREVGHREAEAITLRNTAYALHALKQPRLAVANAKMSVARFQDLRADLKALDPTFRRSYAAEVEPAYRFLAERLIDLGRLAEAEEVLGLLKDAEYFQFTRAGKGEKIDLTPREAAWQAQYEALGNALAREATEYDALVQLAKTDTLTEEQVRRKADLSDRLSAARVTFATFLKEAQQEFAAAGADDERLTALRTSTELARVVKELPGRPAAVYTLVTQDAVRLILTLPRLTELKDGQSSKIPFAELSRKVARFRTALTSPSCDPLPLAGELYDLLVRPIEGELRDAQVESLLWSLDGPLRYLPIGALYDRDTRQFLFQKFPCSLFTPSKLLGMMREPGANPSAVGFGVTEPHDVGEVHFDGLAGVGTELATLNRLFGASVYLDAAFTEDSLKNALEKSPQIVHVATHFQLKPGDASASFVLLGDGKPLAVTAFAKWMQGALDGVSLFVLSACDTATPVDDEADGGELESFARVAQENGADAVLATLWPVNDASTSLLMAKFYELRSRMSKLEALRQAQAWLMGASPGVLSGAVPQRAGYATRVDDTLPKYTPDPEHPFAHPYYWAPFVLTGNPR; encoded by the coding sequence ATGTGTTGTGCGCTCGGGATCGGGCGGAGCCAGGAGCCGCAGGGGCCCACCGCGCGGATTCAGGGGATGCTCGACGCAGCCATGGCTCTCGCCGACGCCAAGGCCAAGCTCGCCGCGCTCGATTCGGCCGTTCGGGCCGCCCGCTCCTCCGGCGACCGCTACGGCGAGGCCGACGGCGCCTTCTACTCCGGACAGGCGCTCAAGGGCCTCTACCTATGGAAGCGGGCCGCGGTCTCCTTCGACCGCGCGGCCACTCTGTACCGGGCGATCGGTGCGAAAAGGGACCTCGGCGTGGCCCTCCACGAGCTGGGCGTCGCGTACGACTTCGGCGGGGATCGGCCACTCGCCGTCCAGGCGTTCCGGGACGCTCTGGCCGCCGAGGAAGCCGCAGCCGACGTGCGTGGTCGGGGCGCCACGTTGCTGGCGTTGGGCAAGGTCTACGACGACCTCGGCCAAAGATCGGATGCGTTCGACGCCTGTCGGAAGGCGCTCGCTTTGTTTGAAGCGCGAGAGCCCCAAGGCCGTGCCGCCGCCCTGAACGCGCTCGGCAAGCTTCACGAGGAGCTCGGCCAACGGCCCGAGGCGCTCTCCCACTACCAGCAGGCGCTGGAGCTGTTCCAGCGGGCAGCCGACTCCCGCGGGCGTGCCCAAACGCTCACGAACATGGGGGTCACGGTCGACAACATGGGCGATCCATCCCGCGCGATCGGGCTCTACGAGGATGCCCTTTCCCTGTGGGGTTCGGATCGTTCGGGCATGGCCGCCACCCTGAACGATCTTGGAAAGGCCCACAAGGAGTTGGGGCGGCTCGACGAGGCGCTCGGGTACTACGAGCGCGCATTGGCGGGTCGGCGGGAGATTGGGGACCGCCAAGGCGAGGCGATCACGCTCAACAACATCGGGCGTGTCCACGTCGAGATGGGACACCCTGAACGGGCGCTCGACCTCTACTCGGCGGCCTTGCGCCTGGAGCGCGAGGTGGGGCATCGGGAGGCGGAGGCGATCACCCTGCGCAACACGGCCTACGCCCTCCACGCGCTGAAACAGCCCCGTCTCGCCGTCGCGAACGCCAAAATGAGCGTCGCTCGGTTCCAAGACCTCCGAGCCGACCTGAAAGCGCTCGATCCGACGTTTAGACGATCCTACGCGGCCGAGGTGGAGCCTGCATACCGGTTCTTGGCCGAACGGCTCATCGATCTGGGAAGGCTCGCCGAGGCCGAGGAGGTCCTGGGCCTCCTCAAGGACGCCGAGTACTTCCAGTTCACGCGCGCCGGCAAGGGGGAGAAGATCGATCTCACGCCCCGGGAGGCGGCGTGGCAGGCCCAGTACGAAGCGCTGGGCAACGCGTTGGCGCGCGAAGCGACCGAGTACGACGCCCTGGTGCAGCTTGCCAAGACGGACACGCTGACGGAAGAGCAGGTCCGGCGGAAGGCAGACCTTTCCGATCGGCTCTCCGCGGCCCGGGTCACGTTTGCCACGTTCCTGAAGGAGGCCCAGCAGGAGTTCGCGGCTGCCGGCGCCGACGACGAGCGCTTGACGGCCCTGCGCACCAGCACCGAACTCGCCCGCGTCGTGAAGGAACTCCCGGGCCGCCCCGCGGCGGTCTACACGCTCGTCACCCAGGACGCCGTGCGGCTGATCCTCACGTTGCCGCGCCTGACCGAGCTGAAGGACGGCCAGTCGTCCAAAATCCCGTTTGCCGAACTGAGCCGGAAGGTCGCGCGCTTCCGCACCGCGTTGACCTCGCCCTCCTGCGATCCCCTACCTTTGGCCGGGGAGTTGTACGACCTTCTCGTACGACCGATCGAGGGGGAGCTGCGCGACGCCCAGGTCGAGAGCCTGCTCTGGTCGCTCGACGGGCCCCTCCGGTATCTCCCGATCGGAGCACTCTACGACCGCGACACTCGGCAGTTCCTCTTTCAGAAGTTCCCCTGCAGCCTCTTCACACCCTCGAAACTGCTGGGCATGATGCGCGAACCCGGCGCGAACCCCTCGGCCGTCGGGTTCGGGGTCACCGAACCCCACGACGTGGGCGAGGTCCACTTCGATGGATTGGCCGGCGTGGGAACCGAGCTGGCGACGCTCAACCGGCTGTTCGGGGCGTCGGTCTACCTCGACGCCGCCTTCACGGAGGACTCGCTGAAGAACGCCCTCGAGAAGTCTCCGCAGATCGTCCACGTGGCGACCCACTTTCAGTTGAAGCCTGGCGACGCCTCGGCGTCGTTCGTGCTGTTGGGGGACGGCAAACCCCTCGCGGTGACCGCGTTCGCGAAGTGGATGCAAGGCGCCCTCGACGGGGTGTCCCTTTTCGTCTTGTCCGCGTGCGACACCGCCACTCCGGTCGACGATGAAGCGGACGGTGGCGAACTGGAGAGTTTCGCTCGCGTGGCGCAGGAAAACGGAGCCGACGCCGTGCTGGCCACCCTCTGGCCGGTCAACGACGCGAGCACGAGTCTCCTGATGGCGAAGTTCTACGAACTGCGGTCTCGGATGTCCAAGCTCGAAGCGTTACGGCAGGCTCAGGCGTGGCTGATGGGAGCATCGCCCGGGGTCCTTTCCGGAGCGGTGCCCCAGCGGGCGGGCTACGCCACACGCGTCGACGACACCCTCCCGAAGTACACGCCCGACCCCGAGCATCCGTTCGCCCACCCCTACTACTGGGCGCCTTTCGTGCTGACTGGCAACCCCCGCTGA
- a CDS encoding glycoside hydrolase N-terminal domain-containing protein gives MNNLTLTLSMAILLLSTVALAGPTRGFVSSIPAETWEQGLLSGNGTIGADVFGQPVDETIVFTHHRMFLPQGPPTVPPDTADQLFKVRSLIDRGLYKQATQFAFDLSGQQSFMYPDPFVPAFDMRVHMPARGQVRDYARSVDFHTGEAAVRWVDDRGAFERTLFVSRADGVAVLRIAGPAKGTVECILELAPRTPSPNLDPKTVQASAEVFKSHVSNVVCTADAAHLTFSSTFTRAYPGSIHRLEGVCRVVVQGGRVSAEGSVMRIQGADQVLVFTTIEPIYDPEKPQVDSMKAALGRLEADYPRLLQRHAAIHGAMFDRMRLDLGGGDDQGKTSEELIASSTNENLSRALVEKVFDAGRYNIISCTGDLPPTLQGLWAGTYVPPWASDFTHNGNVPSAIAGMLPGNTPELMRAYTSYIESIVPYLRINAKHIFGARGVVLPSRSTTHGYNNALAPEFAGGMWVAGAPWAAHFFYDDYLFTGDRRFLAEHALPFMEEAAEFFEDYLYLGPDGKYVFNPTTSPENFPKNTASQGSFNATMDVAAAKELLTNLIAASRELGVNQERIPVWQKMLSRMPEYQISKEGYVKEWLTPKLEDNLNHRHSSQLYPLYYWMPDEIAASPALQAAFRKIVEIKLENHYKTAGFMSFGVVQLGQAAATLGDGELAYQALARLANSYWLGNLASMHNPKSLLNMDISGGLPAVLIQMLVGSAPGRVSLLPARPKEWPTGALDGALCRGQIEVRHLAWEPGRVRATLVSGKAQTIELSVPALIQGATVSGGGRFAAGPDARTRRLTLPAGREVKVEIVMNKPEPPRPSGGEGAGGEG, from the coding sequence GTGAACAACCTGACGCTCACCCTTTCGATGGCGATCCTCCTCCTCTCGACGGTCGCCCTGGCGGGGCCTACGCGCGGGTTCGTCAGTTCAATCCCCGCGGAGACGTGGGAGCAGGGACTGCTGAGCGGGAACGGGACGATCGGCGCGGATGTGTTCGGGCAGCCGGTCGACGAGACGATCGTGTTCACGCACCACCGGATGTTCCTGCCCCAGGGCCCGCCGACGGTGCCGCCGGACACGGCCGACCAGTTGTTCAAGGTCCGGAGCCTGATCGACCGGGGCCTCTACAAGCAGGCGACGCAGTTCGCGTTCGATCTGTCGGGCCAGCAGAGTTTTATGTACCCCGACCCGTTCGTGCCGGCGTTCGATATGCGCGTGCACATGCCCGCGCGCGGCCAGGTGCGCGATTACGCCCGCAGCGTCGACTTCCACACCGGCGAGGCCGCCGTGCGGTGGGTGGACGATCGCGGCGCGTTCGAGCGGACGTTGTTCGTCTCGCGCGCCGACGGCGTGGCCGTGCTGAGAATCGCCGGTCCCGCAAAAGGGACCGTGGAGTGCATACTCGAGCTGGCGCCCCGCACGCCCAGCCCAAATCTCGACCCCAAGACCGTCCAGGCATCGGCCGAGGTGTTCAAGAGCCACGTTTCGAACGTCGTCTGCACCGCGGACGCCGCGCACCTCACGTTCTCCAGCACGTTCACGCGCGCGTATCCGGGCAGCATCCACCGCCTTGAGGGGGTTTGCCGCGTGGTGGTTCAGGGGGGCCGCGTGAGTGCCGAGGGCTCGGTCATGCGCATCCAAGGGGCCGACCAGGTGCTGGTGTTCACGACGATCGAGCCGATCTACGATCCCGAGAAGCCTCAGGTGGACTCGATGAAGGCCGCTCTGGGCCGCCTCGAGGCCGACTACCCGCGGCTTCTTCAGCGCCACGCGGCGATCCACGGGGCGATGTTCGACCGGATGCGCCTCGACCTGGGTGGCGGCGACGACCAAGGGAAAACCTCCGAGGAGCTCATCGCCTCTTCGACGAACGAAAACCTGTCCCGGGCGCTGGTCGAGAAAGTGTTCGACGCGGGCCGCTACAACATCATCAGTTGCACGGGGGACCTGCCGCCGACCCTTCAGGGCCTCTGGGCGGGCACGTACGTGCCGCCTTGGGCCAGCGATTTCACGCACAACGGGAACGTGCCGTCGGCGATCGCGGGCATGCTGCCGGGCAACACCCCCGAGTTGATGCGCGCGTACACGTCGTACATCGAGTCGATCGTGCCGTACCTGCGCATCAACGCCAAGCACATCTTCGGCGCGCGCGGGGTCGTGCTGCCCTCGCGCTCCACCACGCACGGCTACAACAACGCGCTCGCGCCCGAGTTCGCCGGCGGGATGTGGGTCGCGGGCGCACCATGGGCCGCGCACTTCTTCTACGACGACTATCTTTTCACCGGAGATCGGCGGTTCCTCGCCGAGCACGCGCTGCCGTTCATGGAGGAGGCGGCCGAATTCTTCGAGGACTACCTGTACCTGGGGCCGGACGGGAAGTACGTGTTCAACCCCACGACCTCGCCGGAGAACTTCCCAAAGAATACGGCGTCCCAAGGCTCGTTCAACGCGACGATGGACGTGGCCGCGGCCAAGGAGCTGCTGACCAACCTGATCGCGGCCTCGCGGGAGCTGGGAGTGAATCAGGAGAGGATCCCGGTTTGGCAGAAGATGCTCTCGCGCATGCCCGAGTATCAGATCTCCAAAGAGGGCTACGTGAAGGAGTGGCTGACGCCGAAGCTCGAGGACAACTTGAACCACCGCCACTCGTCGCAGCTCTACCCCCTCTACTACTGGATGCCCGACGAGATCGCGGCCTCTCCAGCTCTGCAGGCGGCGTTCCGGAAGATCGTGGAGATCAAGCTTGAGAACCACTACAAGACCGCGGGCTTCATGTCGTTCGGCGTGGTGCAGCTCGGCCAGGCGGCCGCCACGCTGGGCGACGGCGAGTTGGCCTACCAAGCGTTGGCGCGTCTGGCGAACAGCTACTGGCTGGGGAACCTGGCGTCGATGCACAACCCGAAGTCGCTGCTGAACATGGACATCAGCGGCGGCCTGCCCGCGGTGCTGATCCAGATGCTGGTGGGCTCAGCCCCAGGTCGCGTGTCGTTGCTGCCCGCGCGGCCGAAGGAGTGGCCGACTGGCGCCTTGGACGGGGCGCTGTGCAGGGGCCAGATCGAGGTGCGGCACCTGGCGTGGGAGCCGGGCCGTGTCCGAGCGACGCTGGTGTCCGGCAAGGCCCAGACCATCGAGCTTTCGGTGCCTGCGCTGATCCAGGGCGCGACCGTCTCGGGCGGCGGTCGGTTCGCCGCCGGACCGGACGCCCGCACACGGCGGCTCACGCTGCCTGCGGGTCGGGAAGTGAAGGTGGAGATTGTGATGAACAAGCCAGAACCCCCTCGCCCCTCCGGGGGAGAGGGGGCAGGGGGTGAGGGGTGA
- a CDS encoding family 78 glycoside hydrolase catalytic domain: MAGPVGMGGRGAPVHLVEQAPKRITRVANGFLVDFGRVAFGNLRLSLPLGASGTVTVHFGEALVEGRVDRHPPGSVRYARAVISLDVSRDVVVAPPADQRNTAQPAAVLTPPEWGVVLPFRWVEIEGWPGELRPEQVRRRAAFASTWDDDSAAFDSSDPMLNQIWELCRYSIKATTFAGVYVDGDRERISYEGDSYLNQLSQYATDGDVQMARDTFDRLMKLPTWPTEWASHMIFIAHADWMQTGDARWLASRYEALKTKLLVDRARADGLVVSTEAQQKRDDLVDWPAGERDGFVFTPVNTVVNAFHLRSLALMADLARALQKDGDAAEFEALERKGRAAFQRVLFDGVLGLYRDGEGTDHNSLHSNLFPLAFGLVPVAERPRVARWLAGRGMACSVYAAQYLMEALFENGEDVRALALMTADGDRSWRHMVESGTTITWEAWDQRYKPNQDWNHAWGAAPANLLPRYVLGVQALTPGWGRASIRPHPGGLKHAEGKVPTPRGPVSVRWSVGTSFKLSLGLPPGLGAQVRLPEGNWSEVRVNGNVVSAHRDGVGWVLDNDVVGKVEIEARE, from the coding sequence ATGGCAGGACCCGTCGGGATGGGCGGCCGGGGCGCGCCCGTGCACCTCGTCGAGCAGGCGCCCAAGCGCATCACACGGGTTGCGAACGGGTTCCTCGTGGATTTCGGCCGCGTGGCGTTCGGGAACTTGCGTCTGTCCCTTCCGCTCGGCGCATCCGGGACTGTGACGGTGCACTTCGGCGAGGCGCTGGTCGAGGGGCGTGTCGATCGGCACCCACCGGGGAGCGTTCGCTACGCGCGCGCGGTGATCTCGCTTGACGTAAGTCGGGACGTGGTCGTTGCTCCTCCGGCGGACCAGCGAAACACCGCCCAGCCCGCGGCGGTGCTCACTCCGCCCGAGTGGGGCGTGGTGCTGCCGTTCCGCTGGGTCGAGATCGAGGGCTGGCCGGGCGAGCTGCGGCCGGAGCAGGTCCGAAGGCGCGCCGCCTTTGCGAGCACCTGGGACGACGATTCGGCGGCGTTCGACTCGTCGGACCCGATGCTGAACCAGATCTGGGAGCTGTGCCGCTACTCGATCAAGGCCACCACGTTCGCCGGGGTGTACGTGGACGGCGATCGCGAGAGGATCTCGTACGAGGGGGACAGCTACCTCAACCAGCTCAGCCAGTACGCGACGGATGGCGACGTGCAGATGGCCCGCGACACGTTCGACCGGCTGATGAAGCTGCCCACTTGGCCGACGGAGTGGGCCTCGCACATGATCTTCATCGCCCACGCGGATTGGATGCAGACCGGGGACGCGCGGTGGCTGGCCTCCCGTTACGAGGCTCTGAAGACCAAGTTGCTGGTGGATCGGGCGCGCGCCGACGGTCTGGTCGTCAGCACGGAGGCCCAGCAGAAGCGCGACGATCTGGTGGACTGGCCAGCCGGCGAGCGCGACGGGTTCGTGTTCACGCCGGTGAACACGGTGGTGAACGCCTTCCACCTGCGCAGCCTGGCGCTGATGGCCGACCTCGCCCGGGCGCTGCAAAAGGACGGCGACGCGGCGGAGTTCGAGGCGTTGGAGCGCAAGGGAAGGGCTGCGTTCCAGCGAGTGCTGTTCGACGGCGTGCTCGGGCTGTACCGCGACGGCGAGGGCACCGACCACAACTCGCTGCACTCGAATCTGTTTCCGCTCGCCTTCGGCCTCGTGCCGGTTGCCGAGCGCCCCAGGGTCGCCCGGTGGCTCGCTGGGCGCGGCATGGCGTGCAGCGTGTACGCCGCGCAGTATCTGATGGAGGCGTTGTTTGAGAACGGCGAAGACGTCCGCGCCCTGGCGCTGATGACCGCAGACGGCGACCGCAGTTGGCGGCACATGGTGGAGAGCGGCACGACGATCACGTGGGAGGCGTGGGACCAGCGCTACAAGCCGAACCAGGATTGGAACCACGCCTGGGGCGCGGCGCCCGCGAATCTGCTGCCGCGGTACGTGCTGGGCGTCCAAGCGCTGACGCCCGGGTGGGGCCGCGCATCGATCCGCCCCCATCCGGGCGGGTTGAAGCACGCCGAGGGGAAGGTGCCGACCCCGCGCGGCCCGGTCTCGGTGCGTTGGAGCGTAGGGACGAGTTTCAAGCTGTCGTTGGGCCTGCCGCCCGGGTTGGGAGCGCAGGTTCGGCTGCCCGAGGGCAATTGGTCCGAGGTACGGGTCAACGGGAACGTTGTTTCGGCCCATCGGGACGGCGTGGGTTGGGTTTTGGACAACGACGTGGTGGGAAAGGTGGAGATCGAGGCGCGGGAGTAG
- a CDS encoding caspase family protein produces the protein MRRTRLAPWILSLLFALGAAPGPTPTDPPRFRVLLVGIGPYTGGRFGPLRGDKDVARIAEILETRWKVPEEQIRLLNTPSETTKSAILAAFRKHLVEPAQPGDVLYFGYAGHGTQIPDPSKPTGLSQAIVPIDVRLVARDDAKGNHVGDVDPDSLITGPEIGRLLDALRAKGVSNVTLTFDCCHSGSLTRGACRARGVSNPAVERFLSRSPTRSGQASSEQILEGPALQGVVCLSAARADQTAWEDSRGGFMTQALVGALGADRPSHTYGALFRDIQSRMAWAQVPARQDPQLEGPRERIVFGDAYSAEPPSVPVFLEEDGLVMHAGTSLGIQDGFVVGLYPPGTVTFGQPPPWTATVARAESTRALLKLSPESAKGLKRGLVDLNGASAVVLDGSPDGRLRVRASSLASDPQAAPLLETLRGIPTVAFTSGEDFDLAVVRPSAGGDWVLQNAAGKPVASFPSSTGSAEAAAQLAEAVRVQARKLAVARLGPSEAPRVALEMRFVRARVSDGRVVELGEELPPAAELGPSDRFAVKVRATAPAGSPMPYLTLLFVSPNARPPAGQHVGQIWPDPAESVRELRRIRPDGLWRYLGRNQDLVDGSVPGALLALYVDSKEDGVGPELFKLFATEEVVDFGVLTDPSRRGGTSRLGRLLEAYADNRPVSRRSDSGHPPAEWSVADEVVIVKGAPGARVNRAGYQRGLPVSTKGAQ, from the coding sequence ATGAGAAGGACACGCCTCGCACCTTGGATTCTCTCCCTGTTGTTCGCGCTGGGCGCCGCCCCGGGCCCCACGCCGACGGACCCGCCGCGCTTCCGCGTCCTCCTCGTCGGCATCGGACCGTACACGGGTGGGCGCTTCGGCCCCCTGAGGGGAGACAAGGACGTGGCGCGGATCGCGGAAATCCTCGAAACCCGTTGGAAGGTTCCCGAGGAACAGATCCGTCTCCTGAACACTCCGTCCGAGACCACGAAAAGCGCGATCTTGGCCGCATTCCGGAAGCACCTCGTCGAACCCGCCCAACCGGGCGACGTGCTCTATTTCGGCTATGCGGGCCACGGCACCCAGATTCCCGATCCCTCGAAACCCACGGGCCTGTCGCAGGCGATCGTCCCCATCGACGTCCGCCTGGTGGCACGCGACGACGCAAAGGGCAACCACGTCGGAGACGTCGATCCCGACTCGCTCATTACCGGTCCCGAAATCGGCCGCCTGCTCGACGCGCTTCGGGCCAAGGGCGTCTCCAACGTCACCCTCACGTTCGACTGCTGCCACTCGGGCAGCCTCACGCGGGGGGCGTGCCGTGCACGGGGTGTCTCCAATCCCGCCGTGGAACGCTTCCTTTCCCGCAGCCCGACCCGGAGCGGGCAAGCATCGTCGGAGCAAATCCTCGAAGGGCCCGCCCTGCAGGGGGTCGTCTGCCTCTCCGCGGCCCGGGCGGACCAGACGGCGTGGGAGGACTCGAGGGGAGGATTCATGACCCAGGCTCTGGTCGGGGCCCTTGGCGCGGACCGACCCTCGCACACCTATGGCGCCCTGTTTCGGGACATCCAGTCCAGGATGGCCTGGGCGCAGGTTCCAGCGAGACAGGATCCCCAACTCGAGGGGCCGCGCGAGCGCATCGTGTTTGGGGACGCCTACTCGGCCGAACCGCCCTCGGTGCCCGTATTCCTCGAGGAAGACGGGCTGGTCATGCACGCGGGCACCTCGTTGGGGATCCAGGATGGATTCGTGGTGGGCCTTTACCCTCCGGGCACGGTCACCTTCGGCCAACCCCCTCCGTGGACGGCCACCGTGGCGCGCGCCGAGTCGACCCGCGCACTCCTCAAGCTGAGCCCGGAGTCGGCCAAGGGTCTCAAGCGCGGGCTGGTCGACCTGAACGGCGCATCCGCGGTCGTACTCGACGGGAGTCCCGACGGCCGCCTTCGCGTCCGCGCTTCCAGCCTCGCCTCCGACCCGCAGGCCGCCCCGCTGCTCGAGACCCTGCGCGGCATCCCCACGGTGGCTTTCACGTCCGGCGAGGACTTCGACCTCGCAGTGGTCCGCCCCTCCGCCGGCGGAGACTGGGTTTTGCAGAACGCGGCCGGCAAGCCGGTGGCCTCGTTCCCAAGCTCGACCGGCTCGGCAGAAGCGGCGGCGCAACTTGCGGAGGCCGTCCGCGTTCAGGCAAGGAAGCTCGCCGTGGCGCGGCTCGGCCCTTCGGAGGCGCCGCGCGTGGCGTTGGAGATGCGGTTCGTCCGCGCGCGGGTGAGCGACGGTCGAGTGGTCGAGCTGGGCGAGGAGCTGCCCCCGGCCGCCGAACTCGGGCCGAGCGACCGGTTCGCCGTCAAAGTGCGCGCGACGGCGCCGGCGGGATCGCCCATGCCCTACCTGACGCTCCTCTTCGTCTCGCCGAATGCCCGACCGCCCGCGGGACAGCATGTGGGGCAGATCTGGCCCGATCCTGCCGAGAGCGTGCGCGAACTTCGACGCATCCGGCCCGACGGCCTTTGGCGGTACCTCGGACGCAACCAGGACCTGGTCGACGGAAGCGTGCCCGGCGCCTTGCTGGCGCTCTATGTCGATTCGAAAGAGGACGGGGTTGGCCCCGAACTCTTCAAGCTGTTCGCCACCGAAGAGGTCGTGGACTTCGGCGTGCTCACAGACCCCAGTCGAAGAGGTGGGACCTCCCGCCTCGGCAGGCTGCTCGAGGCTTACGCGGACAACCGGCCGGTGTCGCGACGCTCGGATTCGGGGCACCCTCCCGCCGAATGGTCGGTCGCCGACGAGGTGGTGATCGTCAAGGGTGCTCCAGGCGCCCGGGTGAATCGCGCCGGGTATCAGCGGGGGTTGCCAGTCAGCACGAAAGGCGCCCAGTAG